The following are encoded together in the Lycium barbarum isolate Lr01 unplaced genomic scaffold, ASM1917538v2 unchr_scaffold_27, whole genome shotgun sequence genome:
- the LOC132625679 gene encoding uncharacterized protein LOC132625679: MRQAEQDIVNIATDTDATAQTAAAQRDEDLAHRTQEADRMTAMQGARNAKEVENFIFDIEQYFDAVGELEEPKKVATAAMYLQGDAKLWWRVKYEAIKAGEDALETWEELKAAIRLQFFPENVEYNARRKLRELRQTKSVRDYVCEFSALMLNIKDMGDKDKLFTFIEGLKPYARMEIQRQRVDSLPKAIQVAECLSDYQVDARKDRPQPPARGGFKGGQSYNAGPSRSGGDRSVTKSKGSSSGSNSAASHNNDRGRKPPQDVAQINAHQILDDGTDDDEDDADQTEPIGAFNALVCSISNAVEGTSAGICKKKDPSSTAKRGKTKAGNGPPPSKEKTLMFADLRVNGKPIKAMIDTGATHKYLATTEVERLGLVVGKGKGRVKAINSPPQLVGGIAKGVRVKMGPYEGKFDLRVVIIDDFDLIVGLEFMRQTNIIPIPYADVLLMMGANGAKPCIVPCTTIKMASGNISALQLKKGVQRQEPTFLATLCIEEIERSSGPIPMPVKELMKEFEDVMPQDMPKRLPPRRTIDHEIELVPGAKPPARAPYRMSQPELTEIRRQLTEMLDTGIIVPSKSPYGSPVLFQKKHDGTIRLCVDYKSLNKITVKNKYPIPLMADLFDRLGGATVFTKIDLKTGYWQVRIAEGDESKTTCVTRYGSFDFLVFREYIDEFVVVYLDDIVVYNKTLGEHLEYLRKVLNRLREHELYVKLSKCSFAQKQIDFLGHVVEEGRIKMDQQKIKAVTDWPPPKDIHALRAFLGLCNFYRRFVKNYSLIALPLIELLKKITPWDWSPKRADVFNSLKVAMSSSPVLALPDLTRPFEVETDASDYALGGVLLQEGHPVAYESRKLKDAERRYAAHEKELLDVVHCLRLWRNYLLGSPFVVKTDNTAVSHFMTQPNLNGRQARWQELLAEFHFNLEYRSGKTNHVANALS; the protein is encoded by the exons ATGCGGCAGGCTGAACAAGACATTGTGAATATTGCTACTGACACTGATGCAACCGCACAGACGGCTGCCGCGCAAAGAGATGAGGACCTAGCCCATAGGACTCAGGAGGCAGATAGAATGACTGCCATGCAA GGTGCTCGAAACGCCAAAGAAGTGGAAAATTTCATCTTTGACATCGAGCAGTACTTCGACGCTGTGGGAGAACTGGAGGAGCCCAAGAAGGTAGCAACTGCTGCCATGTATTTACAAGGCGACGCCAAACTCTGGTGGCGTGTGAAATATGAAGCTATCAAGGCAGGTGAGGATGCTCTTGAGACATGGGAAGAACTAAAAGCAGCCATTCGTTTACAGTTCTTCCCCGAGAACGTCGAGTATAATGCACGGAGGAAACTTCGGGAACTCAGGCAAACGAAGTCAGTCCGAGATTATGTCTGCGAGTTCTCTGCACTCATGCTGAACATAAAGGACATGGGCGACAAGGACAAGCTTTTCACGTTCATAGAAGGTTTGAAACCCTATGCCCGCATGGAAATACAAAGACAAAGGGTGGATTCCTTGCCCAAGGCTATCCAAGTTGCGGAATGCCTCAGTGACTACCAAGTGGATGCTCGAAAGGATAGACCTCAACCACCAGCCCGTGGGGGATTCAAAGGGGGCCAATCCTACAATGCTGGCCCCAGCCGAAGTGGGGGAGATCGTAGTGTGACCAAATCTAAAGGTTCCTCCTCAGGCAGCAATAGTGCTGCATCTCATAATAATGATCGAGGGCGGAAGCCCCCTCAGGATGTC GCACAGATAAATGCCCATCAAATTCTGGATGATGggacagacgatgatgaggatGATGCGGATCAGACAGAACCAATAGGTGCTTTCAATGCACTTGTTTGTTCCATTTCCAATGCTGTAGAGGGCACCAGTGCCGGCATATGCAAAAAGAAAGACCCTAGCTCGACTGCCAAGAGGGGAAAGACAAAGGCAGGCAACGGGCCTCCTCCCAGCAAGGAGAAGACCCTGATGTTTGCCGACTTGAGAGTAAATGGCAAACCCATTAAGGCCATGATAGACACAGGTGCAACGCACAAGTATCTGGCCACCACAGAAGTTGAACGCCTTGGCCTAGTTGTTGGAAAGGGTAAAGGTCGTGTCAAAGCTATCAACTCACCGCCCCAATTGGTGGGTGGGATAGCCAAAGGAGTGCGGGTAAAGATGGGTCCTTATGAAGGCAAGTTCGACTTGCGGGTAGTGATCATTGATGACTTCGACTTGATAGTGGGGTTGGAATTCATGAGACAAACTAACATCATTCCCATACCCTACGCGGatgtgcttctgatgatgggagCAAATGGGGCCAAGCCCTGCATTGTCCCATGCACAACCATAAAGATGGCTTCAGGAAATATCTCTGCATTGCAGCTAAAGAAGGGGGTCCAGCGACAAGAACCCACGTTCCTAGCTACCCTTTGCATTGAAGAGATTGAGCGCTCTTCGGGTCCCATTCCAATGCCCGTGAAGGAGCTCATGAAGGAATTTGAGGATGTCATGCCGCAAGATATGCCGAAACGACTCCCGCCTAGGCGGACGATCGATCATGAAATTGAGTTAGTGCCGGGTGCGAAGCCACCTGCCCGGGCACCCTACAGAATGTCACAACCCGAACTCACCGAGATTCGGAGACAGTTGACGGAGATGCTGGACACGGGGATCATCGTGCCCTCCAAGTCGCCTTATGGGTCACCTGTACTATTCCAAAAGAAACACGATGGCACCATAAGGCTTTGTGTTGACTATAAGTCCCTCAacaagatcaccgtgaagaacaaGTACCCCATACCACTAATGGCGGACTTGTTTGACAGACTGGGCGGTGCCACAGTGTTCACCAAAATAGACCTGAAGACAGGTTATTGGCAAGTCCGCATtgcggaaggagacgagtccaaGACGACATGTGTGACAAGATATGGCTCGTTCGACTTCCTG GTCTTTCGAGAATACATTGATGAATTTGTGGTGGTATACCTGGACGACATTGTGGTGTACAACAAAACATTAGGCGAACACCTGGAGTACCTAAGGAAAGTCCTAAATCGGTTGCGGGAGCATGAattgtatgtaaagctatccaaGTGCTCCTTTGCTCAGAAACAGATTGACTTCCTTGGGCATGTTGTTGAAGAAGGTCGCATCAAGATGGACCAACAAAAGATCAAGGCTGTCACAGATTGGCCACCACCCAAGGATATCCATGCCTTGAGGGCGTTCCTTGGCCTATGCAACTTTTATCGACGGTTCGTCAAGAACTACTCCCTCATTGCATTACCACTGATAGAGCTCCTCAAGAAGATCACACCTTGGGACTGGTCGCCAAAGAGAGCAGACGTTTTCAACTCACTAAAAGTGGCTATGTCTAGTAGCCCTGTTTTGGCCTTGCCCGACTTGACCAGACCCTTCGAAGTAGAGACGGATGCCTCTGATTACGCCTTGGGTGGAGTCTTGCTACAAGAGGGGCACCCGGTGGCCTACGAAAGTCGAAAACTGAAAGATGCGGAACGGCGCTATGCGGCTCATGAGAAAGAATTATTGGATGTCGTCCATTGCTTGCGCCTTTGGAGGAACTATCTTTTGGGTTCCCCTTTCGTGGTGAAGACGGACAACACAGCTGTCAGTCACTTTATGACCCAGCCAAACCTAAATGGCCGCCAGGCTAGATGGCAGGAACTTCTAGCGGAATTTCACTTCAATCTAGAATACCGAAGTGGGAAGACCAATCATGTTGCGAATGCACTGAGTTGA